One Methanocaldococcus infernus ME DNA segment encodes these proteins:
- the fwdD gene encoding tungsten-dependent formylmethanofuran dehydrogenase subunit FwdD, whose protein sequence is MRFRLNTGRTIWQGQAIEAGKDLDLYVKAAAVVYINEEDMEKLGIKEGDNVKVKSDWGEVVLKAKKAIERNPEGYVYVPMGPWANLLVSPETHSTGMPDLKGFPDLYVTIEKTNEEVLDMKRLMKRYYLTKGARKEVKTWNIL, encoded by the coding sequence TGAGATTTAGATTAAACACAGGTAGAACCATCTGGCAAGGGCAAGCTATAGAAGCTGGGAAAGACTTAGATCTCTATGTAAAAGCTGCTGCTGTTGTTTATATCAATGAGGAAGATATGGAAAAATTGGGAATTAAAGAAGGAGATAATGTTAAAGTTAAATCTGATTGGGGAGAGGTTGTTCTTAAAGCTAAAAAAGCTATAGAAAGGAATCCTGAAGGTTATGTTTATGTCCCAATGGGACCATGGGCAAACCTCTTAGTTTCCCCTGAAACCCATTCAACAGGAATGCCAGACTTGAAAGGATTTCCTGATCTATATGTAACCATTGAAAAAACCAATGAGGAAGTTCTTGACATGAAGAGGTTAATGAAAAGATACTACCTAACAAAAGGGGCAAGGAAAGAGGTGAAAACATGGAATATATTATAA